One stretch of Chryseobacterium fluminis DNA includes these proteins:
- a CDS encoding T9SS type A sorting domain-containing protein, producing MATANHQALFLDNIILIAGNLAVSDQQKKEDRIRMWVNAESTVLELITKRNLKKIQIYAASGRKVIENIRPKTKIDISTLSPGMYFTSIETDDGKTVTSKFVKK from the coding sequence TTGGCAACTGCAAACCACCAGGCTTTATTTTTAGATAATATTATACTTATTGCAGGAAATCTGGCTGTCTCGGACCAGCAAAAGAAAGAAGATAGAATCCGGATGTGGGTGAACGCAGAAAGTACCGTATTGGAACTGATAACAAAAAGGAATCTGAAAAAAATACAAATTTATGCTGCTAGTGGAAGAAAAGTGATAGAAAATATACGTCCAAAAACTAAAATTGATATCAGTACGTTATCCCCTGGAATGTATTTTACCAGCATAGAGACAGATGACGGAAAAACTGTCACATCCAAATTCGTAAAAAAATAA
- a CDS encoding T9SS type A sorting domain-containing protein, with translation MRKKIIMLTLLGFIQSFAQNFQFGFTNISSGASHFASDLYSMNIYNGTLYVGGWIKLAKLTGSGYTQVPEISANGVIKKIKNIGQDMYVAGQSFIINGITTNIAKYNGSLWQPITAFPAVGGLNDIIEFQGEIYGIGNVADGEGMVAKLTGGNWVSVPGRPYGGNNYMGFEVFNDELYVFGHFTHVRSPLGDPIQCNNIAKFNGTQWFSLGGAQQPGSSYIRTAYRWGQKLITSNYDIWDGVQWSIIPAPADHSDASKFITYKNYLMGATYSGINIFNPTDQEWKTVIPGNVVLSVPAALEMIDAAPVEDNAVYTSYSADGNPEPHKLSELFLSVNDETLNKKTLVFPNPAEDLVYVENAKNPIISIEVYNATGRLLSAYLKSPASLASYPAGHYTLKIKYKAGNAETRKIIKK, from the coding sequence ATGAGAAAAAAAATAATAATGCTTACTTTATTGGGCTTTATTCAATCCTTCGCCCAGAATTTCCAGTTCGGTTTTACCAATATATCAAGTGGTGCCAGCCATTTTGCATCAGATCTGTATTCGATGAATATATATAACGGAACATTATATGTCGGCGGCTGGATTAAATTGGCGAAACTTACGGGTTCCGGTTATACTCAGGTTCCCGAAATAAGCGCTAACGGTGTCATCAAAAAAATAAAAAATATCGGACAGGATATGTATGTCGCAGGACAAAGTTTTATCATTAACGGTATAACTACCAATATTGCAAAATATAATGGCAGTTTGTGGCAGCCCATAACTGCATTTCCTGCTGTAGGCGGGCTGAATGATATTATTGAATTTCAGGGAGAGATCTACGGAATCGGAAATGTTGCCGACGGTGAGGGTATGGTTGCTAAACTGACTGGAGGAAACTGGGTATCTGTGCCGGGGCGTCCTTATGGAGGTAACAATTATATGGGATTTGAGGTTTTTAACGATGAGTTATATGTTTTTGGTCATTTTACTCATGTCAGATCCCCTCTCGGCGACCCTATTCAATGTAATAATATAGCAAAATTTAACGGTACACAATGGTTCTCTTTAGGGGGAGCGCAACAACCTGGCAGCTCCTATATAAGAACAGCCTATCGCTGGGGACAAAAACTCATAACTTCCAATTACGATATTTGGGACGGGGTACAATGGAGCATAATTCCGGCACCCGCAGACCATTCTGATGCCTCAAAATTTATTACCTATAAAAATTATCTGATGGGAGCTACCTACAGCGGGATTAATATTTTCAACCCTACTGATCAGGAATGGAAAACAGTGATCCCGGGTAATGTGGTCCTGTCTGTTCCTGCAGCTCTGGAGATGATCGATGCGGCCCCTGTTGAGGATAATGCTGTTTATACGTCCTATAGTGCGGATGGTAACCCTGAACCCCATAAACTCAGTGAATTATTTCTATCCGTAAATGATGAAACCCTAAACAAAAAAACATTAGTTTTTCCGAATCCAGCAGAAGATCTGGTTTATGTAGAAAACGCTAAAAATCCGATCATTTCTATTGAGGTATATAATGCAACAGGTCGGTTACTTTCTGCGTATCTTAAAAGTCCCGCAAGTCTGGCTTCTTATCCCGCAGGTCATTATACTTTGAAAATTAAATATAAAGCAGGAAACGCGGAAACAAGAAAAATAATAAAAAAATAA